The Acomys russatus chromosome 3, mAcoRus1.1, whole genome shotgun sequence genome has a window encoding:
- the LOC127187197 gene encoding putative uncharacterized protein MSANTD5: MQREAQQVRRPRNTQGANVPQRQRQEDQRASAGLSYDRWTDPEISVFLQEWEHVEQEVGHPGRKIHKKTRLICQHLRQRGLRKSWTSCFNLLLTMQNLHKTLCDKRPGIEPLFSPYAEALYRILGPRDPRSQVPDPPYEGAGNLQFLMHPPPPMAFLPPEYQPWSLGIQAPSGEPEWNPPLTMSTEGSLVPR; this comes from the exons ATGCAG AGAGAAGCACAGCAAGTCCGAAGACCCAGAAACACCCAAGGAGCCAATgtgccccagaggcagaggcaggaagaccaaagGGCCTCAG CAGGTCTTTCCTATGACCGATGGACTGATCCTGAAATCAGTGTCTTCCTGCAGGAGTGGGAACATGTTGAGCAGGAAGTCGGCCACCCAGGCAGaaagatccacaagaagaccagacTGATTTGCCAGCACCTCCGCCAACGAGGCCTGAGGAAGAGCTGGACAAGCTGTTTCAACCTGCTGCTCACCATGCAGAACCTGCACAAGACTCTCTGTGACAAGAGACCAGGGATCGAACCCTTGTTCTCTCCTTATGCAGAGGCCCTGTACAGGATCCTGGGCCCCAGGGACCCGAGAAGCCAAGTGCCAG atcctccctaTGAAGGGGCTGGTAACCTTCAGTTTCTGATGCACCCTCCACCTCCCATGGCATTCCTGCCTCCCGAGTACCAGCCTTGGAGTTTAGGCATTCAAGCACCTTCTGGAGAGCCTGAATGGAACCCGCCACTGACGATGTCCACGGAGGGGTCACTGGTTCCCAGATGA